The Crassostrea angulata isolate pt1a10 chromosome 1, ASM2561291v2, whole genome shotgun sequence nucleotide sequence ttggtgaatttatttcaatttatttaagaacaaatgaattaaaaggtacccattacgtcgagttttcagatcacaaaaaaatgaatttcacgTTGTCAGCCCTGACATTTTTCTGAGTCCGTGCAACTTAAGTCGacattctattttttaattatgaaaaggatatatatgtttcaacccttgtttagccataatttatttatttctaaacatacgctatttCTATCAACGTCTCAGGTAACAATATCCACGGAGTAACACAGTGGCCACAGAGTTACACGGGCggccacggtgcgacacggtgctttttcttgaattttccaatacacatacacggtGTCAAACCGTGTACACGGTGCGACACAGACCGTTTTTCACCGTGTTTTTTACAcggtgggtgtcgggatactcgtgagctgtactgtattttgtgaaatgttatagaagcaaatgtgtttatcttatagttatgtatcaaagcaatgtaatgattttatcatgtgttacgtaattaagggttttaggggccaaaagtcaaaaattttgatcacccatatctcagaaaggaaatatattttgtaatgcagtacgaagaaaagttgttcaaaatgatgttctcaacaaatgcaaccttcaaaatttcgttaaacggcccctaaaaggagataagggatcggcccctaaaaccttctttctcatatatctccaaaacggtaacgaatttctaaacacttgttgacaaaatgtgttcagaattaaatgtcatttcatttgaatccaagaaaaagggatTGCCCCCTAAATTAGTGGATTaaagagctctaaaatcttttatctatagccctttaatgagagccattttgtgaaaggttattaaagctagattaggtacaatacgtttatatatcctaacaacaTAATGATTtgctcttgcgttacccaattagggtttttgaGGGACTAGGGTTAAACAAGtttgatcttttctatcttaattgaaagaaatgcaagtatttaaaaaagcaagagaacttataaaaagcgatacaataaagcataagtacttcactcctttttccataacatgttttgttgtcgaatatcaaagtcgatgatgtcatatttcattttaaaaatcgaacggaagacctcctcgttgctcgcaacgagatcgtgtttAGTTCTTCATATTATTAACTATATGTgctaaaaaaatcatcaatacaaACATATAACCTATTTCCTTACAAATATACTGTTGAAGCTAATGTGCATGAAAGTGTTAGGCCTACACTTAAATCATTTTGTGAGTACAGTAAATGTTGGTAAATAAGCTTGTCATATGCTAGAGTTAACTCAGGGCCTTCTACTCTAACAGCTGGGTATATATGCGCCTGGTTAACCTTACCATTTATCATGGTTTATTTCATTTGAGAAAATTCTGTAACGTTGAGCAATGAACTTGTTTTTGTCAGGTTCACATATCCTTAAATCAAAActgttcaaaatgaaaaaaaaaactaggtACAATGGTTCACTTCTGATAAATCTCCATATTGTAAAATGACACTAGGCGGCTGTTAGGTGACTTTTGTTTCCGTATTCATTAACAAAATGATTAAGACATTGATTAAGGATGTAGGATGACCTCTAGCTGGTCTCCTTATGGATAGGAAAAAAGAAAGtagatttacatttttattttcacttgtAAAAGAGTTCCATAAGTGCTCATTAATACACTCATTTTGGAGAACTATTTTTTGGGTTACCCAAGGTCCTAGCTGAGCGTGTGTTTTTATCCTTCTGCTATATGTCAGCGAGCAGCGTCCATATTGTTTACGTTGGTTTTCCCCTATGACCTTTGACACacatatttaattaggcaattCAATATGGCGAAGCTTAGTGTGCAATAGAACTATTCATGTGTATAAATAAAACCAgcactattgaaatactttcactgtatttttattttttagaatttttaaattctaaaatattagatcgaaaaaagaaaaaaaaaaagttttaaacaattttggaaaggtaaaaatcatCAAAGCCCCAGCAGGGATTCAAACACAAttatgacttacagattcgtaatTAACGCTCTCACCAATTGTGTTACACTGTTAGTCAACTATTTCGGGAGAgaaaagaattataaaattacacttgattttattgtttatttttattggaaatgaATATCACaaatggaggtgtcccataccatcttAAGAGGGCTagatggttgtggccatttttagactatattaaTCTGATTTAGATAAAGAGCTCTGTAATTatgatatagaaaaataaatgaattttatagcaaaaaatattttgcatttttctatatttacaatgattttttatcaaaaatattatatttgaaattttaaggtagatctaATGGGTAACTttttgaccatccagcctccttaaaatcTTCATTGTTTGACAAAGaactatataattatgatatgagttaaatttggcccccataattcgccattttttaaagtgtttcgggtacaataaaatgttatgttatattttagaagagttgatgtgaaatatatttttcacatatttatttgatttatttccactcactggcagtatatgacgtcagaagtgacgctatttctataattcaatcaaaatcagtcaaaaattgacatttttatggcgtcgagcgaagctcgaaagccatctagggatcgtacgtccggaagttacatttttaggagccaaacaactcaaatgagtgcaaagttttcggatgtgtttgaagaaaaatagatgacatacttcaatttcgagcagaactgtacgtcaacaaaacaagtttgcagATTCGGAATGGTTGCCGTcttaaaaaatgttcacattttattgaaaacaatatgtctcggtTTCAGCGGATGAATACACTAGCACCGAGACTCATGCGATAGCTGAGCTTACATAAtcaatttggttatgaaatGTACTAGCCtgcaaaattgataattttgtatccatatcgaAAATTGACAATGCACAAATGTTCGATCTTGTAGAAACAAAACTTCGTAATCGAGCGATAAGTACCTCTACaaccaaaagttattttaaaccaacTAGTGAACTACTTTCTCTTTGTAAACAACGTGAATGGGTGCAATCGGCAATCCTCGGCTGATTCCGCTACGCTTCATACAAACGTTAATGTCGAGTGCGATCCGAGTAGTTCCGAGTGTGAATGGgtgctttcttttatctacccctgatcatttcggcccgtgtcatttggacccttgtgaattttagatgaaattgataataagagacagagtggttatcagcagtaaacaatatataaaattaaacacaatgataatttcaatatttatttccatatgaatagagaaaaaaaaatctaaattacaaaattaataaaaaattttgaactcctaagatatttctataaacttaaattttcaattgaaattcaaaattttttaagaattaggtgagcaaatttgtaatgaattgtaattttattagttatgtgataaataacattttctatttctttgtaaagttgactaatgtattttttttgtatttttttttttattttcgataatttatgaaaaaaataccagcttttgaactttgtcattttttgacaaaatattgcatatagggtaccctcattgtacggataagtcctcctacagttttcaaaataggaagttgttcttttgcagatcagttaaacatatatcagaggtatgcatattgctaggattttgattttcgataatttatgaaaaaaataccagcttttgaacttggtcattttttgacaaaatattgcatatagggtaccctcattgtacggataagtcctcctacagttttcaaaataggaagttgttcttttgcagatcaattaaacatatatcagaggtatgcatattgctaggattttgatttttgataatttatgaaaaaaataccagcttttgaacttagtcatttttggcaaaatattgcatatagggtaccctcattgtacggataactcctcctacagttctcaagataggaagttgttcttttgcagatcaattaaacatatatcagaggtatgcatattgctaggattttgattttcgataatttatgaaaaaaataccagcttttgaagttagtcatttttggcaaaatattgcatatagggtaccctcattgtacggataactcctcttacagttttcaagataagaagttgttcttttgcagatcaattatacagaTATCAGAGGCGTgcatattgcaaggattttgattttcaataatttatgaaaaaaataccagcttttgaagttagtcaatttttagcaaaatattgcatatagggtaaccTCATTGTACAAATAACTTTTCCTacagttttatagataaaaagttgttcttttgcagattaattgtacatgtatcagaggtgtgcatatttctaggatttttatttctgattatttatgaaaaaaataccagcttttgaactaagtcttttttagcaaaatattgcatatggggTACTTTATTTtactggatatgggttgacatggattatggatacagttcgcatataaaaagaaaacccggttagctgtcacattgacagcttttcacttgtttaaaaaattatttaggtttttactcttcaaattaactttaactcgacgccattgtggcccttcaggcctttgattcttatctttttatgaatgggaaatatagatcgcatgcttgaacaaggaaattttttttgtcacttattagccttggctagatatatctctgataaaaatatattgtttgttcaagcatgcgctctatattttctgaaagaaagactgcttgaaaacaagctgttttatgctaaaaatgcaaaaatggcgggaaaaggttgtctttacgatgtcatatttctaaattgtgggcagttgaatcaaaatgaacattatgtaaaaacatcacaaatatatatgtacaaagaaaacaaagaattacagtaaaatgatgatgttcattttagggggccattttaggcccatatcatatatagtccttttagATTTTAATATTACTTCTGTTATAATGCTTTATAATTCCACTTTCTTTGAAATTCGAGATTTAAAAAACGGACCAAAGATAAATCTTTATATTCATCCATTGATAGAATTGTGGATGGGCATTTACAACGGCCAGTAAATTGCGGCGTCATCAGTTCAAGCACACTGGTTTACGGAAGTGGAAATGTCCAGTTGAGAACTGTGGGAGAGCTTTCATGAGGTCAGAGCACTTGAAGGGTCACATGATTACTCACAGTGGGAAAAAGCCATTTGCCTGCCCTGTAGAAGGTAAATATGATAAATAGAAGAATAAAATTTCAGTACATGCCCTAAAATGGAAAATTTGTTAAATCCTGAAAATATAATGTTCATGAACTAAtgtgtaatatgttttacggtgctatcGTTGTGGCAAGCGCagcaaaaattacacataccttgcatcattgtcaacttagtgttatttaggtatcaacaaatgaaaaagaatttttgagagagagagagagagagagagagagagagagagagagcctggctcctgtttgtaggtgtgtaatttcccactttcaaatttaatggtttgactatatgcaatatctgcataaatattttaacagtttattttttctctttatcattttttatttagttcaatatgtcctattgtttatttactCCCTACTCATGTACTAACCTGCTAACTGTACATGCAtacacaattagcttaaaattggatcgatatgacagtaaagtatggctcttgctagtatatatttatataatctctatgtaaaaaaaaacaaaaaaacaaatcatatgtcaatgaggcaggtatcgcagtctatactgaaatagatTGTACACGCATTcggatgtttgatccacctctaaatttatcgcgcgagaacactgtgacgtcatccatatacttttttgtctttgtttacatatctcgactcaatacgaaggtatggaagaaTGTAACAAATATCTCTTGGGTCTCACCAAAGCTTGTGAGGTACTCAAAATGTGTCTTTGAACCTCAAGAcactgtaaattacgagttaaatggtggccatttttggcatagcaccacgggtgaaaacattagagagcattatgagACATATAGACAGAAAATTTTGCCTGATgaatctgtaggtttagctTGTTCTTTTTCCTGTGCACACTGGTTTTTAAAGCTCGCTTTGCTTgctataaaaaaatgaaaataccaGATTTGCACTCATACTTTGTATCTGTTAGGGAATCATCACTTCAAcaatatgtcatatttttaagatATAGTGAAAAGGGGAACTTTTCCTTATAGTTGTTCGAAGAGGAAAATCTACCTGCAGAAATTATAAGAAATTAATATAACGTGAAATTGAATAGCAAAATTTAATGGGAATTTAATGTGGGAAATGGCTGTGAACATATATTGTTATtccaaaaattaatgaaaatttggtgcatttttctcaaaagtttaaatgaaaatacagGAAAATGTCCCCCTCATCCAAGCATTCCCGCGGATGTGATGGATGAGGGGCATTCTTTTCATCCAGCCTTCGGCATATCAGAGTATCAAGTAGCATTATTTCCTGGCTATTATGCTCGGGATCGCCCTTCAAAAAAAGCTAAAAACCTACCTGGAAGTGACGTCACATACCGTATAAATAGTGCGTCCATTGTGATAAACACTCATAATTTTAAAGCAGatttattgtcaaatatatatttttatttgaggTGGGATAAACAATTCTCAAAACCCATACAGGGAGGAAACCTTGATACTCCAcagtattaaatattaaatagtcACTTTTTGATCGGCAACTTCGTTGGAATTTATTCCGTAAGAGAAGTTAAAGTTGCCCAATATTATGAGTTTACAATCGTTTGAATTAACCCCAAAGGCAATCAAATGATAATTAACTAATTCTGAAGAAGTTTTCACAGCTTCAGTTAACACCTGTTGTAATTAATAACTCGAGATTGTCTTATCTTTcggggttataaatacgggtgatgcaaccacATACTGTGCAACCGATGTTTATTACTTGTAGTGTTGATATTACTATTAGTTGGTAATTTGTATTTAGTTAATAATTCTGTCAAATTAATgctaaaataaacataacaCCGCTTTTTTGCagttatcttttaaaaaataagattttttatataacGGTTGTAActgggtcaaagggttggactaatacctcaaaaatacacagaaatacagagACAAAACATCTCATCTATATTTCTTCCTTGAATATAAAGTATCATATTCATGTATGATTAAGTTTTGCAACATATTAACTAAGGTACAATGACCCTATGatcagaaaaatatttactcTTCATGAATTACCTATATGTCAATCATTCTTTTATAaactaaaatcatatttatatatacatgtatgtcctaTTTTGTCTAGCTCATATAGCTATATATTAGGAtcagttaagttttctttgaaaCTTAGATATTATCAGTGAAAGCAATAGTATTCACTTGTGTACAGAAGGATGTCAGGTATAATCTTGTCTGATGTCTTTGAACATCAACATTCCTTCCTTTGAAAATTCTTAAATCAATATCAATGACTTTCCTGGTATGatgtatttatacaaaaatcaaaatgttcatCCTTCATAACACATccattttgatatattaatacACTGTACAACCAAACTCTGCATGAATTAATTATCTTGAAAGAATAAACGACTACAGTGTTGGCGGTATCTGTCATGGCTTTATTatgatttcaatatttcaacatgtacatatgattcataagttttataaaataacaatggATAAGCGCCGATCCTCAATATGGCATTTGGCGCTGAAATTTAGTCATTATATATGATGATAACAAGGAGCCATGTATTGCTGGCAACCCTGGACGGTGAACAGAAGTTGCCAGCGAtggcttgttgcaaaattctgCAGTCTGGCCGACCAGCTTGATGTTCAGCAGGACCAAAGTAAAGCCATGACGTTGATTGGATTATAACTGTAACGAACAATAAAAAGAAAGCAGAAGAAGAGAAACAAATGAGGCAAGGTTATCAAGACAGTATAATTAATGATGAAGGGAAAATAATTTATAACTATTCTTCAATGGACTAAAAAAACCTATTTTACTATGTTTATCCTTTACTAATAATGATAAAGGTGTGGGTGGGAGGGTGTTCGATATCGGCAGCGTCTAACGGATCGATAATTGCACGCGCAATAATGACGTCATTACATTATTGACATTTAAGTACCCGCGCCTATTGATTTAGAGTTATCGCGCTTGGATAAAATATTGGTTACTAAAATTATTAGAGTTATGCCGCTTGATTTATTCTTCTTCGATAAATGGCATTTACCGTATATAGCGATAAATGTAATTATCTTGAAAGAATAAACGACTACAGTGTTGGCGGTATCTGTCATGGCTTTATTatgatttcaatatttcaacatgtacatatgattcataagttttataaaataacaatggATAAGCGCCGATCCTCAATATGGCATTTGGCGCTGAAATTTAGTCATTATATATGATGATAACAAGGAGCCATGTATTGCTGGCAACCCTGGACGGTGAACAGAAGTTGCCAGCGAtggcttgttgcaaaattctgCCAAGTGGATTGCGGGACGCGAGGCATGGGTACCGCAATCCATCCGCCAATCAAAAGGCGGTGATTTGGCGAACAAGACATCATGCCTTTTAATGCAACGCAATTAACAATATaatcaaatcaattcaattcaatactGCAAGATAAGTAACAACAACACAAACACTTCAAGTCTTTTTCAATCAAGACGAATagcaataatattttgaattagcAAACCAACACATTATGAGGATGCACACTGTCTCCAATACACGTGCATATAAGTAGGGAATGGATAGAGAAGTTGAAACGGGTTGATAGGGGGCAGtaggtttgttcaaattaaacaaagttTTGGACGACCATAAACAGATACCGCCGAATTAAATGCACGGGtagacattttgttttgttgtcaGGAACTTAACTCTTTTCCCCCTGATGCCACCATATGACGCATTTGTCATTTCCCTATAAGGTTTTCTTAGCTTCCCCCTGAAACTTTTTTCACTGTTTGAGTGGTATTGTTTTACTATAGTTATTTACAAGAATTATTGTCTGACCATGCCATATGATATACCACTGTGATCGGGAAAGATTGAACTTTAACATTATAACTTTAGAGTACACAAATAAATTAATAGAAATTAATTAGGTGAGTTTATTCAGGTAATTTTACCtgtacattaaaagaaattactgtaaacataaaaattaatgaatgaaattttaacatatgatcaacttttgttcaaaaatattttttcatgttttgaatAATGTGTTTCTTGTTTTATCTTGCGAATTGAGACCAATACACAACAATCAAGATTTAATCAAAAGTGTAGAAATTCATCCCTAGAgtaatattttatcaaactatCATGGTTCATGTATCACTGCAATCAGAATTTTTCTAAGTTTtgcatttataattattttttatataaattatatcagatACCTGTAGTAAAGGTAcagaaattcaggtaaaaataCCTGTACACTATTGTATCTATTGTCTgcacagttacatgtataaagcaatatttatttcaaaatagttattGTAATTTAGTCAAAACATTAAACTATTCAAAGGGGGATTTCAAAACATTTAGTTCAGACCCAGGTATGAGCTAATAATTTACCGACTTTGACAAGTTTCGATTTttggcacccccccccccccccttcaccgATGTATAGCATAAATTATACAGCATTGTATATTAGTTTCTATTgggttttatttcttaaatacttTTATGGAACAGTATAACTACAAAATACTGGGAAAGATCCACAGTTAATGTGTTGAATTTAAGTTAGATTATGCCCAGGCTGACGCAATGCACATGTGCCGATGTTTGGAGGCCGCCATTGTTGTTGTCATGCAGGTGTCGTGAATTAGCCCTAATTCACTGCTAATCAACCAAATTCCTGTCATAAACTTCAAAGGAAGTGGATTGGTCATGTTTATTTCCACTTGGGGGTAATTTTAAACACACAGAATCATCTAGAATATCTAAACCAATCTCTGTCATGATCGTCCGATGccgccattttttttaaaacttcacaGGTGTGTGTATCACGTGATATCTGTCAAACCATTGCATAACCTGACTGTGTATAATCGTCTGTGTAAGGTAGACACTATTAGGTGTTATTTGCCACTAAATTTTGCTTCAgacaagtaaaataaacaaagaaaattggGGTTCTATACGGACGCGTCATAAGTCGTCATTAGGGAAATGACCAATGCGTCATATCGTGGCATTAGGGGGTAAAGGGTAAAATGCTTCAGGGGGAATAGAGTTAACGAGGGCAGTTTTTATggtatttgtaaatatgaaattacCAAGTTTCGATAAATGAACATAATCTTGGAATAACTTCGGCTGGTTGATATCAATATCTGGATGACGTATTAGTGCCCCGTTGAgctttttacaaacaaatgaCCCCAAGGAGCTATTTATTCGTATTCTGGCCTGCTCTGCTGCTATGCTTGATATCATGTGCAGCCAATATTTTCGGGGAAGTATGTTTGACCATACCAGCAAAGTGTTTGACATTTTTTGGTGTAAAGAACCCATGAGTGATTTCATTTGTAACTGAAGTTTTTTAAGTGACACAAGCCCAATACTGTTACCACCGCAGTGAATGATCAATACACGAGGTGGGGTGCCATGCTCCTGAAGCAGTAGTGAGATATGATCGTCAAGTTCTTCCCATTTTAGTCCGCCCCTTCCAGACCAATTCACGGTGACATTTAAGGATTCCAGAGACAAATTTGAACCAATTGCTGACTGATTGCAGTAATCCTGGGCCCTCCTTATGATTGAAGATCCTACTATCCAGATGTGTGAAGAGCCTGTAAACTTATTTATCTTTAGTAAAGACTTTGATATTACAATACTACTGTATTAGGACGTATATAGGATTGAAAAGCATTAGAATGCCACCGACCCTTAGCTTTAATTTCCTGCTCTGGCGCCCCTTGCATGTATAAATATGTGGCTGCGCCTATTCTAAATGAATGGGACTTAAATGTTGTAACGTCAAGCCTCAAAAATGACagtgattttttcaaaacttggtTAAATTGATAGTAAGTTAAGGGTGAACCATCAATATGGCACAAAAATTGCAATGTATCGGTGCTTGTTGGacgttgttttaaaaatgctcgCATATTgtcaaaaagcattttattttcgTTTGTCAAGTTAATTTGAATTGTTATACCCTTCCCTATTTGGTCTGTTTTAGTTTTATCTAATATAATGGTGATGCATGACGTTGATATGGATACGTTGTGCAAAGACAGTGCTGAATTGCAGGAATTCCCACGTGTACTGGTTATCTCACCTACCCTTAGTAAGGCAAAGTATGCAAGTGTATACGCAGTGGAAAAAAGGATCTGTTCGTAATAATTACTACAAACATGTTGTAAAGAAGctacgattttttttaacagtggGAAAGTTATTGGACTTCTAGTATCCTTTTTATGTTTGAGTTGCTTAAAACCGAGTAGTagtttttttacaatgaaaaattgACATGGATCAGGAAGATTGCTTAACTTCAAGCTAAAACTAATGCCCGCTAAGTAAGTTTTGGCAGTTGAATATGATATGCTTTTAGATGATAAAAATGCTATAAAGTTGATAATTTGGTCAACAGATGGAGGCCAAATGTCTTGGATGTTATACAGCCCTCTAAATTGCATGAATAAGTCAATGCCCTTCTGATAAAC carries:
- the LOC128156152 gene encoding uncharacterized protein LOC128156152 isoform X2; the protein is MMLRSKRKSKSPYARPTRTPAAARKAVSVSNSNRQTPDDADPQAVAKATESLNLDTHSDGSGPALHQPLILGPSSSMAAHSSGSSHIWIVGSSIIRRAQDYCNQSAIGSNLSLESLNVTVNWSGRGGLKWEELDDHISLLLQEHGTPPRVLIIHCGGNSIGLVSLKKLQLQMKSLMGSLHQKMSNTLLVWSNILPRKYWLHMISSIAAEQARIRINSSLGSFVCKKLNGALIRHPDIDINQPKLFQDYVHLSKLGNFIFTNTIKTALVNSIPPEAFYPLPPNATI